From a single Micromonospora pallida genomic region:
- a CDS encoding glycosyltransferase family 4 protein codes for MSARSGAGWQGTVALLLASSTGGVGQHVRSVTRGLVAQGASVLVCGPAATHEQFDFVGAGARFTPVEIPANPTPADARAVVALRRALAAEPVGVVHAHGLRAGLVAVLARPTAPLVVTWHNAVLARGLRGQLSGLAERVVARRVRVALGASSDLVDRAAALGAADARLAPVAAPALPAPRRRRAAVRAEFAVTPDQPLILSVGRLHPQKRYDVLVDAAARWRDRTPPPVVVIAGSGPAYLSLAARISAARAPVTLLGHRTDVADLLAGADLAVVTSDWEARQLFAQEALGAGVPLVATAVGGVPDLVGDAAVLVPPGDVDAVDRAVRELLDDEPRRADLVRRGTVRAATWPTEADTVAELADLYADLTAGSTGPATPDAGATTGRG; via the coding sequence GTGAGTGCCAGGAGTGGGGCCGGGTGGCAGGGCACGGTTGCCCTCCTCCTCGCGTCGAGCACGGGCGGGGTCGGGCAGCACGTCCGGTCGGTGACCCGGGGGCTGGTCGCGCAGGGCGCGTCCGTGCTGGTCTGCGGTCCGGCCGCCACCCACGAACAGTTCGACTTCGTCGGCGCGGGCGCCCGGTTCACCCCGGTGGAGATCCCGGCGAACCCGACCCCGGCCGACGCGCGCGCGGTGGTCGCGCTGCGCCGTGCCCTGGCCGCCGAGCCGGTCGGCGTGGTGCACGCGCACGGGCTGCGGGCGGGCCTCGTGGCGGTGCTCGCCCGGCCCACCGCTCCGCTGGTGGTCACCTGGCACAACGCCGTCCTCGCCCGGGGGTTGCGGGGGCAGCTCTCCGGTCTGGCCGAGCGGGTGGTCGCCCGTCGGGTCCGGGTCGCGCTGGGCGCGTCGAGCGACCTGGTCGACCGGGCCGCCGCGCTCGGCGCCGCCGACGCCCGGCTCGCTCCGGTGGCCGCGCCGGCCCTGCCCGCGCCGCGCCGCCGGCGCGCCGCCGTCCGGGCCGAGTTCGCCGTCACCCCCGATCAGCCGCTGATCCTCTCCGTCGGGCGGCTGCACCCGCAGAAGCGCTACGACGTGCTGGTCGACGCCGCCGCCCGGTGGCGCGACCGCACCCCGCCGCCGGTGGTGGTCATCGCCGGGAGCGGTCCGGCCTACCTGTCGCTGGCCGCCCGCATCTCGGCGGCCCGCGCGCCGGTGACCCTGCTCGGCCACCGCACCGACGTGGCGGACCTGCTCGCCGGGGCCGACCTGGCCGTGGTGACCAGCGACTGGGAGGCCCGGCAGTTGTTCGCGCAGGAGGCGCTGGGGGCTGGCGTACCGCTGGTGGCGACCGCGGTGGGTGGCGTGCCGGACCTGGTCGGCGACGCGGCGGTGCTGGTGCCGCCCGGCGACGTCGACGCGGTGGACCGGGCGGTGCGCGAACTGCTCGACGACGAGCCCCGCCGGGCCGACCTGGTCCGCCGGGGCACCGTCCGGGCGGCGACCTGGCCGACCGAGGCGGACACCGTCGCCGAGCTGGCCGACCTCTACGCCGACCTGACGGCGGGCAGCACCGGGCCGGCCACCCCGGACGCCGGGGCCACGACGGGGCGTGGTTGA